In Patescibacteria group bacterium, a single window of DNA contains:
- a CDS encoding ABC transporter ATP-binding protein, with protein MATSPIIHLSKISKIYNTGVVETVALDNISFDIQKGEFVAIMGPSGSGKSTLMHIIGALDTPTSGSYILDGEEVSKLTDDELASIRNRKIGFIFQAFNLLPRRTTLQNVMLPMFYAGVEDEKAKEIAAKYLTLVGLGNRLSHTSNQLSGGQMQRVAIARSLVNNPAILLADEPTGNIASNQAEEVMAIFQKLNNEGHTVVMITHEPDIAEHAKRVIMIKDGKLISDKKNAKQKIAKLKVENDSI; from the coding sequence ATGGCAACATCTCCGATCATTCATCTCTCCAAAATTTCAAAAATCTACAACACAGGGGTAGTGGAAACTGTCGCTTTAGACAATATTTCCTTTGACATTCAAAAAGGAGAATTTGTCGCTATCATGGGTCCTTCAGGTTCTGGAAAATCAACATTAATGCATATTATTGGAGCGCTTGATACTCCGACATCAGGAAGCTATATCCTCGATGGCGAAGAAGTAAGTAAATTAACAGATGACGAATTGGCAAGCATTCGAAACCGCAAAATTGGTTTTATTTTCCAGGCCTTCAATTTACTTCCAAGGCGCACTACTTTACAAAATGTAATGTTGCCAATGTTTTATGCTGGCGTCGAAGATGAAAAAGCAAAAGAAATTGCAGCAAAATATCTTACTCTTGTTGGTCTTGGAAATAGGCTTAGTCATACAAGTAATCAATTATCGGGCGGTCAAATGCAGCGTGTCGCAATTGCTCGTTCTCTTGTAAATAATCCTGCAATTCTTCTTGCAGATGAGCCAACTGGAAACATTGCAAGTAATCAGGCAGAAGAAGTTATGGCAATTTTCCAAAAATTAAATAATGAAGGTCACACAGTCGTCATGATTACTCACGAGCCCGATATTGCAGAACATGCCAAAAGGGTAATCATGATTAAAGACGGAAAATTAATTTCAGATAAGAAAAATGCAAAACAAAAAATAGCCAAATTAAAAGTAGAAAACGATA
- the truB gene encoding tRNA pseudouridine(55) synthase TruB gives MILLIDKPKGWTSFDVVAKVRGILHEKKVGHAGTLDPNATGLLIVATGADTKKIGELTKNTTKTYEAEIVLGKISSTDDVDGELTQFAQQIVEPQEQEVKQILKNFEGEQMQMPPKYSAIRVNGKKAYELARQGGDVKLEPRKVTIYSIKLQDYKYPVLKITCEVSAGTYIRSIARDLGEKLKTGAYLNELRRTQIGQYSAQKAISLQELQQMQTKEQLPH, from the coding sequence ATGATCTTACTGATTGATAAACCAAAGGGGTGGACGAGTTTTGATGTTGTTGCGAAAGTTCGTGGCATTCTTCATGAGAAAAAAGTGGGACATGCGGGGACGCTTGATCCAAATGCTACAGGACTTTTGATAGTTGCAACGGGAGCTGATACTAAAAAAATAGGAGAGCTTACAAAAAACACAACTAAAACTTATGAAGCTGAAATAGTTTTGGGTAAAATTTCTTCTACAGATGATGTTGATGGTGAATTAACTCAATTCGCACAGCAAATTGTTGAGCCACAAGAACAGGAAGTCAAACAAATACTTAAAAATTTTGAAGGAGAGCAAATGCAAATGCCGCCAAAATATTCTGCAATCCGAGTAAATGGCAAGAAAGCTTATGAGCTTGCAAGGCAGGGCGGAGATGTGAAATTAGAACCAAGAAAGGTTACTATATATAGTATTAAATTACAGGATTACAAATATCCCGTACTTAAAATTACTTGTGAAGTTTCTGCTGGAACATATATACGAAGCATTGCAAGAGATTTAGGAGAAAAACTTAAAACTGGAGCTTATCTTAATGAATTAAGGAGGACGCAAATTGGACAATATTCGGCCCAAAAAGCAATAAGCCTACAAGAACTGCAGCAAATGCAGACAAAAGAACAGCTGCCGCACTAA
- a CDS encoding superoxide dismutase codes for MMFKLPELPYDYSALEPFIDEETMHLHHDKHHQAYVDNLNKALEGKDEFLNMDVKELLIKLDLVPEDIRTKVRNNAGGHANHTMFWKTLIPNKDFKNIDGELKKAINEKYGSFEKFQEEFTNKALGRFGSGWVWLLTDLSIVDTPNQDSPLMESERAILGLDVWEHAYYLKYKNVRADYIKAWWNIVNWEKVSEYFKQKPL; via the coding sequence ATGATGTTTAAGCTTCCTGAACTTCCATATGATTATAGCGCTTTAGAACCTTTTATTGACGAGGAAACAATGCATTTGCATCATGATAAGCATCACCAAGCATATGTTGATAATTTGAATAAAGCGCTTGAAGGAAAAGATGAATTTTTAAATATGGATGTAAAAGAATTATTAATAAAACTTGATCTGGTACCTGAGGATATTCGGACAAAAGTGCGAAATAACGCAGGAGGACATGCAAACCATACGATGTTTTGGAAAACATTAATCCCAAATAAAGATTTTAAGAATATTGATGGAGAACTTAAAAAAGCAATTAATGAAAAGTATGGAAGTTTTGAAAAATTTCAGGAGGAATTTACAAATAAGGCTCTTGGGAGGTTTGGAAGCGGCTGGGTTTGGCTACTCACTGATTTATCAATAGTTGATACTCCAAATCAGGATTCGCCATTAATGGAAAGTGAGAGAGCGATTTTAGGCTTGGATGTTTGGGAACATGCATATTATTTGAAATATAAAAATGTTCGAGCTGATTATATAAAGGCTTGGTGGAATATTGTGAATTGGGAAAAAGTGTCGGAATATTTTAAGCAAAAGCCGCTTTGA
- a CDS encoding phosphatase PAP2 family protein, translating into MQDELITFLASFLIWIMFALLVVLWFIDGKIKKEQVVHALLASFIAFTIAEILKRVFNTPRPYDVNHLATEVVALPSDPGFPSVHATVVFALSITIWLHDHKVGLIFIILAILVGWARVAANVHYPIDIMGGAIIGSIVALLIEKIHLTR; encoded by the coding sequence ATGCAGGACGAATTGATTACATTTCTTGCCAGTTTTTTGATTTGGATTATGTTTGCTCTTCTTGTTGTTCTTTGGTTTATAGACGGAAAAATTAAAAAAGAACAAGTTGTACACGCTCTTCTTGCAAGTTTTATTGCTTTTACAATTGCTGAAATATTAAAGAGAGTTTTTAATACACCAAGGCCATATGATGTTAACCATTTGGCAACTGAAGTTGTTGCACTTCCAAGTGATCCTGGATTTCCGTCGGTACATGCTACGGTCGTTTTTGCGCTTTCGATTACAATTTGGTTGCATGATCATAAAGTAGGTTTGATCTTTATAATTTTGGCAATTTTAGTTGGATGGGCGAGAGTTGCTGCAAATGTGCATTATCCAATAGATATAATGGGCGGAGCAATTATTGGAAGTATTGTCGCACTTCTCATAGAAAAGATTCACTTGACAAGGTAG
- a CDS encoding efflux RND transporter periplasmic adaptor subunit — MINRIKNVILSHKRIAVVLALIIIAVFVFTRSRSGANKVTYETATATRGTLISSVTASGTIVATNNIDVTSTANGQVNKVYVKEGDQVTKGQKLFNITLDATGQQREAQAYSSYLSAQNSVTSANASYYTLQASEFSANQKFINDAVARGLATTDPTYIQENDAWLAAQSNFNNAQNSISSAQANLTNASIAYQQASSTIVAPVSGTIQNITVVPGMAITNSTTTSSSGNSTSSVTVASVETPGNPVATVSIAEADVDKVKAGQKVTLTFDSIANQTFTGVVAGINKLGTTSSGVTNYPATIQFDSGSDSILPNMTVEASIITDIKDNVITVPTSAITTQGGNKVVRELKNGQLDFVPITIGEASDTDTEIDSGVNEGDTVVTAIINPSASTSTGNTTSPFSGNRGGVGGFGGAAGGGNVRVFTRGG; from the coding sequence ATGATAAATCGCATCAAAAACGTGATTCTTTCTCACAAGCGCATTGCTGTTGTTCTTGCTTTAATCATAATTGCAGTTTTCGTGTTCACACGCTCGCGAAGCGGCGCAAATAAAGTTACTTATGAAACAGCAACAGCAACTCGAGGTACGCTAATCTCAAGCGTCACAGCTTCAGGAACAATTGTTGCAACCAATAATATCGATGTCACATCAACCGCAAACGGCCAGGTAAATAAAGTTTATGTAAAAGAAGGAGATCAGGTTACAAAAGGCCAAAAATTATTCAATATCACTTTAGATGCAACTGGCCAGCAAAGAGAAGCCCAAGCTTACTCATCTTATTTATCAGCTCAAAATAGTGTAACTTCAGCAAACGCAAGTTACTACACACTACAAGCATCTGAATTTAGCGCAAATCAAAAATTTATAAACGATGCAGTCGCAAGAGGACTTGCAACAACTGATCCAACATATATTCAGGAAAATGATGCATGGCTTGCCGCCCAAAGCAATTTTAATAACGCCCAAAATTCAATTAGTTCTGCCCAAGCAAATTTAACTAATGCAAGTATTGCTTATCAACAAGCATCTTCCACAATTGTTGCTCCAGTCTCAGGAACTATTCAAAATATTACAGTTGTTCCGGGAATGGCAATTACCAATTCTACAACCACAAGTAGTTCAGGAAATTCCACAAGTTCGGTAACTGTTGCATCAGTTGAAACTCCAGGAAATCCTGTCGCTACTGTCTCAATAGCAGAAGCTGACGTTGATAAAGTGAAGGCAGGCCAAAAAGTAACTTTAACTTTTGATTCAATTGCAAACCAGACTTTTACAGGAGTTGTTGCCGGCATTAATAAATTAGGAACAACAAGCTCTGGGGTTACAAATTATCCTGCAACTATCCAATTTGATAGCGGATCAGATTCAATCTTGCCAAACATGACAGTTGAGGCAAGTATTATCACAGATATTAAAGATAATGTAATTACAGTTCCAACTTCTGCAATAACAACTCAAGGAGGAAATAAAGTTGTCAGGGAACTTAAAAACGGTCAACTCGACTTTGTACCAATAACAATTGGCGAAGCTTCCGACACTGATACTGAAATTGATAGCGGAGTAAACGAAGGCGACACAGTTGTCACAGCTATCATCAATCCATCTGCAAGTACAAGTACAGGAAACACAACTTCTCCATTTAGCGGCAACAGGGGTGGTGTAGGAGGATTTGGCGGAGCGGCTGGAGGCGGCAATGTCAGAGTCTTCACGAGAGGAGGTTAA